In Mucilaginibacter inviolabilis, the DNA window GCATCGGCACAAAAAAAGAATGCCGCTTATCAGTACCATATCCGTAAGGCAACCGGCCCCATAGTTATTGATGGTATGATGGATGATGCCTGGTATAAAACCGATTCCACCAGCCGTTTTTTTATGGTGCTGCCCATGGATACCAGCAGGGCCACCCTGCAAACCCAGGTGCGGATGACCTATGATAATAACAATATTTACATTATTGCCACCTGCTATACCAGCGGACCGGGACAGTACATGGTGGAATCCATGAAGCGTGATTTCGCCTTTCAGAAAAACGATAATTTTATCTTCTTCCTTGATCCTTTTGATGCCCGTACCGATGGTTTTAGCTTTGGCGCCAATGCCGCGGGAGGTCAATGGGACGGTACCATGTACGAAGGCGGAAAGGTGGATCTGAGTTGGGACAATAAATGGGTATCCGTAGTAAAAAACTATCCCGACCGCTGGGTATTCGAGGCGGCCATTCCATTTAAAAGTATCCGGTATAAAAAAGGTGTAGATGTATGGGGCATCAATTTTAGTCGTAACGATCTTATAACTACCGAAAAATCTGCCTGGGCGCCCGTACCTCGTCAATTTCCGACAGCCTCGCTGGCCTACACCGGATCATTGGTTTGGGACGAACCTCCACCCGAGGCCGGTACCAATATTTCCCTGATTCCTTATTTGCTGAGTGGTGTATCTAAAGATTACCAGGCCAAAACGGGCACGGCCTGGAAAAAAGAGGTAGGCGGCGATGCCAAAATCGGTCTGACCTCGTCCCTTAACCTCGACCTCACCGTAAACCCCGATTTTTCGCAAGTGGACGTGGACCAGCAGGTGGTTAATCTGAACCGTTATGAACTCTTCTTTCCCGAAAAACGCCAGTTCTTTTTAGAGAACGGCGACTTGTTTGCCAACTTTGGCTATTCGGATATCCGGCCATTTTTTTCGCGCCGCATCGGGTTGAATGCGCCCATTCGTTTTGGCACACGGCTCACGGGTAAGCTGGACAAAGATTGGCGTGTGGGCCTTATGGATATACAAACCGGCGAAGCAGACGCCGCAGCCATGCCTGCACAAAATTATGGCGTACTTACTCTGCAGCGCCGGGTATTTGCCCGCTCCAATATCGGCTTTATGTTTATCAATAAAGATGCTACAGGTACTGCTACGCCTGGCAACCAGTACAACCGTAACGTGGGTATGGAATTTAACCTGGCATCATCCAACAACTTACTTACGGGTAAATTGTTAGGCATCAAATCATTTACACCAGGATTGAAAGGGCGTGATCTGGTAGTTGCAGGTCACTTACAATACCTTAGCAAATACTGGACGGCTTATCTGCAGGACGAATTCGTGGGCAAAAACTACACCGCCGGGGTAGGCTATGTACCGCGGACGGGTTATAACAAGATCAGTCCGCTGTTGCTACGCAATTTCTTTCCAAAATCGGGCGGAATACTGAGTCATGGCGTACAACTGGTATCCAATTATTATTTCGACGAAAGCTTTAAGCGTACCGATAACGAAAGCACCCTCTCCTATCTCATCACCCTGCGTAACCGCAGCACGTTTACGCTATCGGCCATTAACGATTATATCAAACTGCTGGTACCCTTTGACCCGACCAATACCGGTAAACCACAGTTACCCATTGGTACCGAAAATCATTGGAACACCGTCGACGCGCAGTTTGTATCCAAGCCCCAGGCCTTGTTTACTTACCTGGCCGAAACCGCTTACGGTGGCTATTACCAAAACGGTCATAAAACTACTGTTACTATGCAGTTGGGTTACCGCTTTCAGCCTTATGTAAACATTGCCGTTAACAGCTCTTTTAACGATCTACGGATGGCACAGCCTTATGGCAATACCAGTTTCTGGCTTATTGGCCCGCGTACCGATATTACGGTAAGCAACAAGCTTTATTTTACTACCTACATACAATACAACGGACAGATCCGCAATATCAATACCAATATCCGTATGCAATGGCGCTACAAACCGGCATCCGACTTTTTTATTGTTTATGGCGATAACAACACGCCATCCCCATTCACGGTCAAGAACCGGCAGCTGGTAGTGAAGTGGACGTACTGGTGTAATTTGTAGCATTACTCCTCTCGCAGTCGCTCGGCTCCAGCCGAGTGACGACTATTTGCAGGCCTCTGGCCTGCGATTCAAGTATAGCCTTGTTTTTCACAGCGGCCGGAGGCCGGGTTATAATTGTCACTCGGCAAGAGCCGAGCGACGGCGGAGAGGAATGACAAATCTACTTCATGTCATTGCGAGGAGGAACGACGAAGTAATCTCGTAGCTATTCTTATCCATGAGAACGCGAGGAGATTATTAATGTTGTTAATTTTTTTAGGTATTAATGAACTCCCTGCGGTCGGTTGTCCACGCTGCGCTCGCAATGACATGGTTTTATTATTATATTTTGTTTTAACTCTGTTACATGGTTTTAAAAGTTAAAACACATATTTTTGGGTTCTACCCGTTTACCCCATGTTAAAAACTTATACAACCTTATTTTTCACATTTATTGCAGCGGCAAACGCTATCGCACAAACTTCAAAAACCACATCCAAAAGAGATACCACCCATTTGCAAACAGTTACTGTTAAAGGTTATCTGAGTGAGCAACCGGTGCTCAGCGTTCCCGCTTCGGTGAGTGTGTTGGGTGCTGCGCAGTTAAAGCTTCAGCCCGATAATTCATTTGTGAGCGCGTTGAATACCGTGCCGGGCGTACGGGCCGAGGAACGTTCGCCGGGCAGTTATCGCTTATCTATCAGGGGGAGTTTGCTGCGATCGCCTTTTGGGGTGCGGGATGTAAAAATTTACTTTGACGAAATTCCATTGACCGATGCCGGCGGCAATACTTATTTGAACGCGGTAGATATTGCCAGCGTACCCGGTATCGAGCTATTAAAAGGTCCCGATGGCAGCTTATTTGGCGCCAACTCGGGCGGAGTAATGTTGCTGAGCCCGGTAAACCGGCATGCCGATACCAGTTACCGGTCTATTGGCATCAATACCGGCTCCTACGGACTTTTTCATGAAAAGGCCAGCATACAGCAGCAGTTTGGCAAAAACCTGCTGAGTATTAATCAAAGTTACCAGGCTTATCAGGGCTATAGGCAAAACAGTAACATGAGCCGCAACTATATACAGGTGGCCGATAAATGGAACTACAGCGGCAAAAACGAGCTGCGTTTCCTGGGTCTGTACTCTAACCTGGCTTATGAAACTCCAGGCGGATTAAATCTTGCCCAGTTCAATGCCGACCCGCGCCTGGCAAGGCAACCTACACCAACTATTCCCGGGGCTATACAACAACGCATCGGTATCACTACCAAAATGTACCTGGGTGGTTTGGTGAATGAGTACCACTTCAGCGATCGCATCCGTAACGTATTATCTGTTTTTGGCAGTCATGTTGATTTTGCCAATCCATTCATCACCAATTATGAGCAGCGCGGCGAAAACACTTTTGGTTTCCGTACCTATTTTGAACTGGCCGGTTTGCCTCACCAAAACATCAACTGGAAAGTAAACCTGGGTATGGAGTGGCAGCAAACTAATTCTGTGATCAGTAATTATGGTAATAAGGGCGGCGTAAAAGACACTACACAAACCAGCGATTATATCCACACCAACCAACATTTTATATTTGCCCGCTACTCAGCCGATATTTATAAGCGCCTGCACCTGGAGGCTGCCCTGAGCCTGAACTGGTATGGCTATGATTTCAAGAATATCTATCCATTGGCGCAAACGAGCTTTACCAATCGTGATTTTACACCGCAGCTCATGCCAAGATTGGCTCTGAGCTACCAGGTAACCAATAACTTTATCTGGCGCGCATCGGTGAGCCGGGGATACTCCACTCCTACTACTGCAGAGGTGCGACCGACAGACAATATTGTGAATACATCACTGCAGGCCCAAACCGGCTGGAACTATGAAACCGGGTTCCGCCTGCGCAATCAGGACGAGACGTTATTTCTGGATGTATCGGCGTTTTACTACCGTATCAGCAACGCTATTGTGCGGCGTGTAAATGCGGACGAAACGGAGCACTATATTAACGCAGGAGGCACCAATCAGCCGGGAGTTGAACTATCATTTACCGATTGGTTGATCCGGCCAAACAGTACTCACTTTGTAAGAGGGTTGCAGTTTAATGAATCGTACACTCTGAGTAAGTTTACGTTCAGAAATTATGTAGATGCGGTAACCAACGCCAGTTACTCGGGGAATAACCTCACTGGTGTGCCACAAAATGTGTTCGTGAGCAGTTTGCAATTGCGGGTACCATGTAACTTGTCGGTATTTGCCCAGCATAATTACACCTCCAAAATTCCGCTGAATGATGGCAACACGGTTTATGCCGGGAGCTATAACCTGCTACAGGCCAAAGTAAGCTGGCAACCCACCATCGGTCACAAAACCCACCTGGAAATTTATGCCGGTGCCGATAATATCCTGAACCAGAAATACAGCCTGGGCAACGATCTCAACGCCGTAGGCAACCGCTACTATAATGCATCGCCATTGCGGAATTATACCGTGGGGATGGGGGTGGTGTTTTAGACGGATAGTCCATGGACGATGGTCGATAGTCCATAGCGCTTTTGGATAATAAAAGAAGAGACGCATGTGATGCGTCTCTACGTTTCATTTTTGTAGAGACACATTACATGTGTCTCTTTTTTCATTCAAGCCGTTGTTGGTGTTGTCACCAACAACTCTTCCTTTTTTATATAACTGAAGTGCGAATCAGACGAATACATTTGTTGGTGACAACACCAACAAAGCGCGGGTTCTCGTATTCAATAGCTAACCGGAAACTGCAATCTACGGATTCAAACTATTGCTTCCGCCTTCGGCTACATTACCGCCGCGCCCCTTTACATCAAACGCACGGAACTTGATTACGCCACCATTATAATTTACCGGACCGGTATATACTTTGCTTTTATCATCAGGCTCTTTACCATTGGTGGTATAGCGGATAGTTAAGCCCGGATAATCAATATTGCTCAGGTATTTGCCATCCTGCAGGCTGATGCCCGGCTTAGGGATACGGTAATTATAACCACCTTCGTAATAGCTTAAACGCGGCAATTCTCGTTTACCCAATACATTCAAAAAGCCCGACCAGGCTGTTTCGTATTCCTGCTTTGCTTTCACCGGATCTGTTTCGGTAGCCCATTGCGGATCTGCCGCCCAGGCACGCTCGGCAAGCGCCAGTAAACGCGGGAATATCATATAATCCATACGCTCGGTGCTCTTCACTGTTTCGGCCCAAAGCGCGCCTTGTAAACCCACGATGTTGCCTTTGCCATAATCGGTAAGGCGTTGTTTGCCGATGAATAGCGAGCGGTTAATGGGGTTGCCATTTTTATCTACGTCGGCATTTTTGAAATAATCAAATGGAATAAAGGAGTAAAATTTATCGATACCCAAAAACGCGCCCCAGTAATAGCCCGGCTCATCAAATGATTTGTAGCTGGCCATATCAAAATACAAATTGGTAACACAGGTAAGCACCACTTTATAACCGGCATTGGCTAAACGGTAGGCCAGATCTTCCTGCCCGTCGCCCAGCACGTTGTTCCACACATCGGCTTGCAGATGTTCCTTGGTAAAATCGGGATTGGGTACATAAGCCGGGTGACCATCCAGCGTGGTTTTACGCAGGGCCATTTCTTCCCAGCCAGAAAGCAAAAGGCCTTTAGCTTTTAATATATCATTTACACGGCCGTAAAAGTAATACCACAGATCGTTAGTTCCTTTTATTTCCGGATGGCTAGCCTTTAAAGCCAGATAAGCAGGTGACTTTTCCCACACATGTGCGGGTACTTCATCGCCGCCAAAATGGATGGTTTGCAGCGGCGCACCGGCTTCTTTGTAAAGAGCGGCAATGTCATCCACTACGGTTGATACAAAATTATAGGTTGATGGCAGCGACACATCGATCACGTTATCGTTCCAATATTGTACGGAGCGATATTCAGATTTATCGTTCAAATCACGCAGCAGATATTTTTCTGCTTCGGCCTTTTTACCCTCGGCCAGCAGGCGATCATACCGGGCATCCATCGCTTTGATAGGCGCACGGGCATGGCCGGGTGTTTCAATCTCCGGGATCACCGCAATGTGGCGATCGGTAGCGTATCTTAATATCTCGATATAATCGGCCCGGCTGTAAAAACCTGTACCAACAGTATTATTTATATCAGGACCGGAACCGTGCGATGCCGGTAAAAAATGTTTACTATCCAAAGTATGGCCCCGTTTACTACCAACTGTAGTTAGCTCGGGCAGCGACGGTAATTCCAGGCGCCAGCCTTCATCATCGGTTAAATGAAAGTGCAGGGTATTTAGTTTATACAGGCTCATGGCTTCCAGCAGTTTCAGTACCTGTTTTTTAGGTTGAAAGTTACGGGCCACATCCAGCATCACAGCACGATAGGCGAAACGGGGCTCATCCTTAATTTCGGCACAAGGTATTTCAATACTTTTTTTCGGATCGGCTAATGCAGCCGGAGGTATCATAGTTTTTAACGACTGTATCGCGTAAAAAGCACCCGTATTGGTAGATGCAAAAATATGTATGCCCGTTGGCGTGATGCTTAACTCATAGCCTTCGGCACTTAGCCCTTCTTTATATTTAATCACTATGGTTTTAAGCGAACCCGGCTTGTTTTCGTTTTTCGACTTGTGATTATCCAGCGAAGCAATATAATCTGTGAGCAGGCGCGATTCCTTTTCAAATTTTTTATCTGAAAAACCAGCCACTGGTGCTGGATTATTTAAAATCAGGTATTGACCAGCCCCGGTTTCCTGGTAGCTTGCGGGAGTAGGAAAAACTTTAGTTAGCTGGTCGGCCGGGATATCAGCAATGTTCTTATTTCTATCGAAAACAATTTCAGGAGTAATCAAACCCTGGTAAGTAGGTTTATATGGCTCAATGGTAAACGAGGTGATAGAATATCCTTTTTCGGGCTGCGCGTCCCAAACCAGGTAAATTCCTTCGGGTGCATCGGTGGCGTTTACTACGGGGTCGTCATTAATATATTCAATACGGGTAGATGCGCCGGGTTTTAATTCCTTAAAACCATCGGTTGGAGTAATGCTGTACAGATCACCATTAACCTGGTTTATTTTAGCATTGTTACTTACTGCTTGCTGAGAAAAACCACGGCCCGAGTTAAAGTAAAATTTCCACCCGCCGGCAGGCAATACTTCATGCCCGCTATTGGTGATAATCAGCGCGGTAAGCGCTTGATTCTTGTTCTGGTAATGATTATCAACCACCTGCCAGGTAATGTGCAGATCGGCAACATTAAACTTAATGTCCTGATGAAGGGTAAAAGCCGTACTCATGAAAAATACAGCAACCAGCATTGTTGTGATAATTTTGCGCATAGTATAATCGTGATTGATAATAGATTGAATGGTAAATATAATTTAACATTTCAATTTTAACTATACTTTTTAAATAATTTTAAGAAGATGTTTTTGGGGAGCAAGGATGAAAGGAGCAAAGAGTAAGGATTTTTTTGGAATAAAGATTTTTGGAACAAGGAGTAAAGACCTTTTTCGTTGCGTTGGAGATCCTTGTTCTTTGTTCCTTCTATCCTTAATCAAAGAAATCCTTACTCCAAAAATCCTTGCTCTAAAAATCACACCCCAAACCTGATCCAGCCTTCACCTTCATAACCAAAGGCAAACTGTTTAGGGCGAAGTATTTCGGCCAGTATCTCAATAGAATCAACTATACGCGGGCCAGGGCGGTTAAAATATTGGTTACCATCAACTATAAAAAGTTGGTTGTTTTTGATGGCTTTAAGCTCGGCAAAGCCGGGCAGGCTCATTAAAATATCTATTTCTTTAAGTGTTCTTTCTATTGAAAAACCACAGGGCATCACCACTAAAAATTCGGGATCCTGCAGGCGGATATCGTCCCATTGTACGTAAGGCGAATGTTTGCCATCCTCCGCCACCAATATCGGGGTTCCACCGGCAATTTTTACCAGACCGGGTACCCAGTTACCGGATACCATCATCGGGTCGAGCCACTCTATGCAGGCCACCGTTGGCCGGGCTTCACTAAACTTTAATTTATGCCTGATGATATCTATACGCTCAGTCAGGCCTTCCACCAGCTCCTCTCCGGCTTTTGGAACATTCAACGCTTTGGCTATAGTAGTAATATCATTCAGGATATCATCCAGGCTATTGGGTTGTAACGAAATAATGCGGGCCTTTTTTTCCAGATAATCATCCAATGCCAGTTCCACATCGGCCAGCGAAACAGCACAAACCTCGCACTGATCCTGTGTGATCACCACATCAGGCGCCAGTTCTTTGATCTGCTCACGTTTTACCGTATATACCGACAATGCTTCGGTCAGGATCTCTTTTACTTTAACATCGATCTCCTTACTACTTAAGTTATCCGGAAAATTAGCTTCGGTACATACCGGCAACTGCTTTACAGATGCAGGATAATCACATTCATGCGAACGGCCAACCAGCTTATCTTCAAGACCAAGGGCACAAATTATTTCGGTAGCGGACGGTAGTAAGGAAACTATTTTATCAGTTGACATGTTGTAAATGTGCGGATATGCAGATGTGCAAATGTGCAGATGATTTATTTGATGTGCAAATGATTGATTAAATGTGTTTACCACAGTACGGTCAACAATCTGCACATCTATAATTTGCACATCCGCACATCTACTATCATCTGCACATTTGCATATCCGCACATTTACCCCTTATCTTTGCGCCAATGATATTCCTAACCTTTTTTATCGGGATAATTGCCAATTTTATTGGTTATATACCCCCGGGAAACATAAATCTAACCCTGATACAGATCACTATGAATCGTGGGATGAAAGAGGCAGTACGTTTTATTACTGCTTTTTCCTGCGTTGAATTTTTCTTTACCTACTTCATCATGCATGCCGCCCGCTGGCTATCCGGCGAGTTAAAATTATCAGTTATTATCGACTGGATAATGGTGATCCTGTTTGGTGTTTTGGGTACTATTACCTGGGTAAATCGTAATAAACCACCAGAAACCCATTACTCCGAACATGCCAGTATCAAATATGGCATACTTCTTGGCTTTTTAAACCCTATGCAGGTACCTTTCTGGATGGTGACGGGTACTTACCTCATTACTCATGAGTGGATACTGGATGGACGTATCGCACTGATTATCTTTAGTATTGGTTCGGCAGCAGGCGCGTTCCTCTGTTTGTTTCTTTATGCCAAATTTGCCAAATACATCCAGGATAAATTTGCGCTGAGCACCCGTTTTATCAATACGGGTATTGCTGTCCTATTCTTCGCTTTTGCGGGGTATCACATCGTAAAACAGATCTATTTGTCGTTTTTTAAGCACTAATATCCAGAGCTTATTAGCTGGTCTTTTTTAATTTTGATTCCATGTTCAATCACTTTCGTAAATATCTTGAAGATAAGATTATCATTTCTGAGGGTGATTATCAACTCATAGAATCTGTATGCATTATCAAAAAGCTCAGAAAACATCAGTTTTTATTATCAGAAGGCGATGTGTGCACCTTTAACGGATTTGTATGTGATGGCTTTTTACGAAAGTACAGCGTGGATGACCGAGGTACAGAACATACTGTTTACTTTGCTACAGAAAATTGGTGGATCGCCGATCGTTTTAGCCTAATGGAGGGCACCCCATCAAAATACTATATCGATGCAATTGAAAACTCGGCGGTATTACTCATCAGTAAGTTAAATTACGAAATGATATGCGAAAAGATCCCGGCATTTAAGGATATGGTTAATCAGATATTGCAACGAAGTTTAAACGCTACACACGAGCGCATCAACACCACCTTGCAATCAACTGCAGAAGAAAAATATAATCAATTCTTAAAGTCATTCCCCAATTTGGCTAATCGTACGCCAAGACATATCCTGGCTTCTTACCTGGGCATTACCCCCGAAACATTAAGCAGGATACGAAAACAGGTTTCCTCTAAATAATCTGTAAAAAATTCTCTTGACATTTATCAAGAGTTTTTGAATCAAATATCATTTTTTCCCCGGAGGGTATGGCTGAACTTTGTATTAAAATTTATCAGTCATGTCAACACATAACAACATAGAACTATCCAAAGAAAGCGAGGAAACGCAACGGGTGCTAAACGGTTTTTTCCAGGGAACTGCCGAAAATAACCCGGAGGCAATTGCCCAATACATAGCGGATGATGTGGATTTTTATATCGCGGAATCGCCATTTATGCCCTGGACCGGCAAAAAAAACAGCAGGCAGGAAGTAATAACCGCCTTACAACAACTTATAGAAGCACACAATACTGCCGAAGATGATTTTGAAATGGATCATACTTTTATTGACGGAACGGAAGCAGCCGTTTTTGGGAAAGCCGGCAGAACAGTAAAGGCAACCGGCAAAAAATTCAAAGAGCCATTTGTTATGCGCTTCACTATTGTAAACGGACACATTACCAGATTGCTGATGCTGGAAGACTCACATCAGATAGAAAAAGCATTTAAAGAGGATTAATATGAAAAACAGATCATTAAGTATAACAAAGACTATTGTATCCATTGCTTTATTTTCAATAGTTGCAATAAAGCCGGCATTGGCACAAACGCCCGATCTGGTGGGTATGGATCATATTGGCTTTAACGTTCCTGACCTTGACCAGGCGGTGAATTTCTTTACTGATGTACTCGGCTTTCACAAGGTTTACGAGGAAGGCAAATTACCGCTTAATGCCGAGGCTAAAACGGCATTCAATATCAGGCAATCGGCAGAAATTACGCATATCGCGATGTTGGAAACTGGTAAAGGCAGCAACATCGAGTTATTTGAATATAACTCACCGGAAAGAAATATGAAAAGACCTATGAATGACGACATGGGCTGGTATCATATAGCTATCTATACCAATAATATGGATAAAAGTGTGGCTTACCTCAAATCAAAAGGCGTTCGCATTATTGGCGCCCCTATTGAACATAAAACGGGCCCAAACGGCGGATTAACAGGCGTATATTTTGAAACACCCTGGGGGCTGCAGATCGAATTGGTAACTTACCCTAATGGAATGGCTTATGAGCAAACACATCCAAAGTATAAGTTATGGTCACCAAAAAATAACCGGTAAAAAATACCGCTTCCTAAAAGAATAATACAGAAATGAGTATAGAAATTAAAAATCTGGTGCAAGCCCATTTGCAGATGTGGAGTGAGCTTTCCCATACAAAACGTTTGGCTTTAGCCAATAATATCTATGCAGCTAATATTGAAGTAATTGACCCCGAAGTAATTTTGAACGGCAGAGCCGAAGTAAGTGATTTTATCGGCAGTTTATTAAAACAGTATCCCGGGTTTGAATTTACTATTGCTAAACCCATAGAAACACATCATAACCGGGCCATACTTTCATGGCAGTTTGGGCCCCGAACAAAGCCAGATACTATAACCGGTCAAGATATATTTACAATTTCAGACGGGTATATAACCTCCATTTT includes these proteins:
- a CDS encoding carbohydrate binding family 9 domain-containing protein, with product MNLIYPLSPRKLLMLMVCCLFAFTASAQKKNAAYQYHIRKATGPIVIDGMMDDAWYKTDSTSRFFMVLPMDTSRATLQTQVRMTYDNNNIYIIATCYTSGPGQYMVESMKRDFAFQKNDNFIFFLDPFDARTDGFSFGANAAGGQWDGTMYEGGKVDLSWDNKWVSVVKNYPDRWVFEAAIPFKSIRYKKGVDVWGINFSRNDLITTEKSAWAPVPRQFPTASLAYTGSLVWDEPPPEAGTNISLIPYLLSGVSKDYQAKTGTAWKKEVGGDAKIGLTSSLNLDLTVNPDFSQVDVDQQVVNLNRYELFFPEKRQFFLENGDLFANFGYSDIRPFFSRRIGLNAPIRFGTRLTGKLDKDWRVGLMDIQTGEADAAAMPAQNYGVLTLQRRVFARSNIGFMFINKDATGTATPGNQYNRNVGMEFNLASSNNLLTGKLLGIKSFTPGLKGRDLVVAGHLQYLSKYWTAYLQDEFVGKNYTAGVGYVPRTGYNKISPLLLRNFFPKSGGILSHGVQLVSNYYFDESFKRTDNESTLSYLITLRNRSTFTLSAINDYIKLLVPFDPTNTGKPQLPIGTENHWNTVDAQFVSKPQALFTYLAETAYGGYYQNGHKTTVTMQLGYRFQPYVNIAVNSSFNDLRMAQPYGNTSFWLIGPRTDITVSNKLYFTTYIQYNGQIRNINTNIRMQWRYKPASDFFIVYGDNNTPSPFTVKNRQLVVKWTYWCNL
- a CDS encoding TonB-dependent receptor: MLKTYTTLFFTFIAAANAIAQTSKTTSKRDTTHLQTVTVKGYLSEQPVLSVPASVSVLGAAQLKLQPDNSFVSALNTVPGVRAEERSPGSYRLSIRGSLLRSPFGVRDVKIYFDEIPLTDAGGNTYLNAVDIASVPGIELLKGPDGSLFGANSGGVMLLSPVNRHADTSYRSIGINTGSYGLFHEKASIQQQFGKNLLSINQSYQAYQGYRQNSNMSRNYIQVADKWNYSGKNELRFLGLYSNLAYETPGGLNLAQFNADPRLARQPTPTIPGAIQQRIGITTKMYLGGLVNEYHFSDRIRNVLSVFGSHVDFANPFITNYEQRGENTFGFRTYFELAGLPHQNINWKVNLGMEWQQTNSVISNYGNKGGVKDTTQTSDYIHTNQHFIFARYSADIYKRLHLEAALSLNWYGYDFKNIYPLAQTSFTNRDFTPQLMPRLALSYQVTNNFIWRASVSRGYSTPTTAEVRPTDNIVNTSLQAQTGWNYETGFRLRNQDETLFLDVSAFYYRISNAIVRRVNADETEHYINAGGTNQPGVELSFTDWLIRPNSTHFVRGLQFNESYTLSKFTFRNYVDAVTNASYSGNNLTGVPQNVFVSSLQLRVPCNLSVFAQHNYTSKIPLNDGNTVYAGSYNLLQAKVSWQPTIGHKTHLEIYAGADNILNQKYSLGNDLNAVGNRYYNASPLRNYTVGMGVVF
- a CDS encoding family 20 glycosylhydrolase, coding for MRKIITTMLVAVFFMSTAFTLHQDIKFNVADLHITWQVVDNHYQNKNQALTALIITNSGHEVLPAGGWKFYFNSGRGFSQQAVSNNAKINQVNGDLYSITPTDGFKELKPGASTRIEYINDDPVVNATDAPEGIYLVWDAQPEKGYSITSFTIEPYKPTYQGLITPEIVFDRNKNIADIPADQLTKVFPTPASYQETGAGQYLILNNPAPVAGFSDKKFEKESRLLTDYIASLDNHKSKNENKPGSLKTIVIKYKEGLSAEGYELSITPTGIHIFASTNTGAFYAIQSLKTMIPPAALADPKKSIEIPCAEIKDEPRFAYRAVMLDVARNFQPKKQVLKLLEAMSLYKLNTLHFHLTDDEGWRLELPSLPELTTVGSKRGHTLDSKHFLPASHGSGPDINNTVGTGFYSRADYIEILRYATDRHIAVIPEIETPGHARAPIKAMDARYDRLLAEGKKAEAEKYLLRDLNDKSEYRSVQYWNDNVIDVSLPSTYNFVSTVVDDIAALYKEAGAPLQTIHFGGDEVPAHVWEKSPAYLALKASHPEIKGTNDLWYYFYGRVNDILKAKGLLLSGWEEMALRKTTLDGHPAYVPNPDFTKEHLQADVWNNVLGDGQEDLAYRLANAGYKVVLTCVTNLYFDMASYKSFDEPGYYWGAFLGIDKFYSFIPFDYFKNADVDKNGNPINRSLFIGKQRLTDYGKGNIVGLQGALWAETVKSTERMDYMIFPRLLALAERAWAADPQWATETDPVKAKQEYETAWSGFLNVLGKRELPRLSYYEGGYNYRIPKPGISLQDGKYLSNIDYPGLTIRYTTNGKEPDDKSKVYTGPVNYNGGVIKFRAFDVKGRGGNVAEGGSNSLNP
- a CDS encoding cobalamin-binding protein; the encoded protein is MSTDKIVSLLPSATEIICALGLEDKLVGRSHECDYPASVKQLPVCTEANFPDNLSSKEIDVKVKEILTEALSVYTVKREQIKELAPDVVITQDQCEVCAVSLADVELALDDYLEKKARIISLQPNSLDDILNDITTIAKALNVPKAGEELVEGLTERIDIIRHKLKFSEARPTVACIEWLDPMMVSGNWVPGLVKIAGGTPILVAEDGKHSPYVQWDDIRLQDPEFLVVMPCGFSIERTLKEIDILMSLPGFAELKAIKNNQLFIVDGNQYFNRPGPRIVDSIEILAEILRPKQFAFGYEGEGWIRFGV
- a CDS encoding LysE family transporter; its protein translation is MIFLTFFIGIIANFIGYIPPGNINLTLIQITMNRGMKEAVRFITAFSCVEFFFTYFIMHAARWLSGELKLSVIIDWIMVILFGVLGTITWVNRNKPPETHYSEHASIKYGILLGFLNPMQVPFWMVTGTYLITHEWILDGRIALIIFSIGSAAGAFLCLFLYAKFAKYIQDKFALSTRFINTGIAVLFFAFAGYHIVKQIYLSFFKH
- a CDS encoding Crp/Fnr family transcriptional regulator; translation: MFNHFRKYLEDKIIISEGDYQLIESVCIIKKLRKHQFLLSEGDVCTFNGFVCDGFLRKYSVDDRGTEHTVYFATENWWIADRFSLMEGTPSKYYIDAIENSAVLLISKLNYEMICEKIPAFKDMVNQILQRSLNATHERINTTLQSTAEEKYNQFLKSFPNLANRTPRHILASYLGITPETLSRIRKQVSSK
- a CDS encoding nuclear transport factor 2 family protein, whose product is MSTHNNIELSKESEETQRVLNGFFQGTAENNPEAIAQYIADDVDFYIAESPFMPWTGKKNSRQEVITALQQLIEAHNTAEDDFEMDHTFIDGTEAAVFGKAGRTVKATGKKFKEPFVMRFTIVNGHITRLLMLEDSHQIEKAFKED
- a CDS encoding VOC family protein translates to MKNRSLSITKTIVSIALFSIVAIKPALAQTPDLVGMDHIGFNVPDLDQAVNFFTDVLGFHKVYEEGKLPLNAEAKTAFNIRQSAEITHIAMLETGKGSNIELFEYNSPERNMKRPMNDDMGWYHIAIYTNNMDKSVAYLKSKGVRIIGAPIEHKTGPNGGLTGVYFETPWGLQIELVTYPNGMAYEQTHPKYKLWSPKNNR
- a CDS encoding nuclear transport factor 2 family protein, whose translation is MSIEIKNLVQAHLQMWSELSHTKRLALANNIYAANIEVIDPEVILNGRAEVSDFIGSLLKQYPGFEFTIAKPIETHHNRAILSWQFGPRTKPDTITGQDIFTISDGYITSILVFVNGVTK